The sequence ACCCCGCTCACCGGCTCGCACACCCCCATCCACCGCGATCCCGGACAGGAGAGCAGACCCTAAGGGCTGTCCAGGCGCAGTTCGCGCCCCCGCCACCGCCGGCGCAGCCAGCGGTCGTGGCCGGCCACCACGACCGCGCCGGGCCCGGGGCCGAGCGCCTCCTCCAACTCGTCGCACAGCCTGGGCGAGAGATGGTTCGTGGGCTCGTCCAGCAGCAGCAGTTCCGGCGGGCGGGCCATCAGCAGGGCGAGGGCGAGCCTGCGCCGCTGACCCGCCGACAACTGCCCCACCGGCTTGTCCGCGTCCGCCTCGTGCAGCAGACCGAGCGAGGCGAGCGGCACCCGCTCCGCCCGCTCGACGCCCAGCACACCCTCGTACGTGTCGCCGACGGTACGGTCCGGCCGGGCGAACACGGTGTCCTGCGTGAGGACCCCGACGCTCAGACCCGGCCGCCGGTCCATCTCGCCCCGAGCGCCGAGCCGCCCGGCGAGCACCGCGAGAAGCGTCGACTTGCCCGCCCCGTTGCCACCCGTGACCAGCAGACGTTCGGACGCCGCGATGTCGAGGCGGTTGACGGCCAGCCGGCCCGGGACCCGCACCCCGCGCAGGGACACCAGGGTGCCCGGCACGGACGGCTCGGCGCGGGCGGTGTAGCGGAAGCGCAGCGGTGCGGGCGGCTCCGCGACCTGGCGGCGCTCCAGCTCGTCGAGGCGGCGGGAGGCGTTGCGCACCCTGCGTGCGATCTGGCTCTGCACCCGGCCCGCCCGCAGCCCGTACCCCATCTTCTCGCTGTCGCGGGGCCCGCGGTCCGGCGCGACCCGGCGTGCGGTCACCGCGGCGGAGCGGCGCAGGGCCCCGATCTCCTCCTGCTCCTCGGCGTACCGCCGCTCCCACCGCGCCCGCTCCGCCCGCTTCCCGGCCAGATAGTCGCTGTACCCGCCCCCGTACCGCACGGGTCCGTCCACTGCCGGATCGAGGTCGATCAGATCCGTGCAGACGGCGTCGAGGAAGGCCCGGTCGTGACTGGCGATCACCACGGGCCCCGGCATCGTGCGCAGTTGCTCCTCCACGAACGCGGCGGCCTCGTCGTCCAGATGGTTGGTCGGTTCGTCCAGCAGCAGGGCGGACGGCCGCCGCACCAGCAGCGCGGCGAGCGCCAGCCGGCCGCGCTGCCCGCCCGACAGCGAACCGAGGGTCCGCCCGTGCGGCAACGCGGCGAGGCCGAGCCCGCCGAGCAGGACGGCCGCGCGCCGGTCGGCGTCCCAGGTCTCCCGTTCCTCGGCCTGTTCGAGACGCCGGCCGTACGTCTCCAGGAGTTCCGCGTGGTCCGGGGCGCTCTCGGGCGTACGGGCGAGCAGCCCGGAGAGCCGGTCGAGTTCCGCCAGGTCCGCGCGGGCCTCGCGCAGCGCGTCGTCCAGGACGCCGGCGACGGTGGAGTGCGCGTCGAAGGGCATCTCCTGGTGCAGGAAGCCCACATCGGCGGGCCGGGTGACCTGGCCGGCGTCGGGCTCGTCCGCTCCGGCGAGCAGCCGCAGGAGGGTCGACTTCCCGACGCCGTTCTCGCCGATCAGCCCGATGCGGTGGCCGGGCGACGCGGTGAGCGACAGCCCGTCGATGACCCGTTGCGTGCCGAGGGTGCGGACGAGGTCGTGGGCGAGCAGGGCGGGCGGCGGGGTGGTGGCGGGCATGGGTACCTCCGACGTGATCGGTTCTGGGCCCGCCGGGCACGGGGCCTCGGGCGCGGGCCTGGACGGCACGTCAGCGGTTCACGTCTGCGGGGCCCCCGTCTCCCGCAGCTCTCCGCCGGCCAGCCGGAGCCACCGCTCCACCCCGATCCGCTCCAGGAACCGCTCGTCGTGGCTGACCACCACGAACGCCCCGCGATAGGAGGCGAGCGCGCTCTCCAGCTGACCGGCGCTGACCAGGTCGAGGTTGTTGGTCGGCTCGTCCAGGAGCAGCAGCTGCGGGGCCGGCTCCGCGCACAGCACGCAGGCCAGCGTGGCCCGCAGCCGTTCGCCGCCCGACAGCACACCGGCCGGCAGGTGGGCGCGGTCACCGCGGAAGAGGAATCGGGCCAGCAGGTTCATCCGCTCGGCCTCCGTCCGGTGCGGGGCGAAAGCGGCGAAGTTCTCGGCCACCGTCCGGTCGAGGTCGAGCAGGTCGAGGCGTTGCGAGAGGTAGGCGATCCGCCCGTCGGCACGCTTGATCAGGCCGCCGTCCAGCTCCAGGTCGCCGTTGACCAGCCGCAGCAGGGTGCTCTTGCCCGCGCCGTTGGGCCCGGTCAGCGCGATGCGTTCGGGCCCCCGGACCGTCAGGCCGGCACCCTCGCCCGTGAACAGCTCCCGGCCGCCGAGGCGGATGCGCATCCGTTCGCCGAGCAGGACCGTGCGCCCGGCGGGCACGTCGGTGTCCGGCAGGTCGAGCGTGAGGTGCTGTTCATCGCGTACGGCACGCCCCGCCTCGTCGAGCCGGGCCTGGGCCTCGCCGACCCGGGAGGCGTGCGTCTGGCCGGCCCGGCCCGCAGACTCCTGGGCACCCCGCTTCATGTTTCCGGCGAAGATGCGCGGGAGTCCGGCGTTCTTGAGGTTGCGCGCCGCGTTGCTCGCGCGGCGCTCGGCCCGTTCGCGGGCCTGCTGCATCTCGCGCTTCTCCCGCTTCAGCTCCTGCTCGGCGTTGCGGACGTTCTTCTCGGCCACCTCGCGCTCGGCCCGCACAGCCTCCTCGTAGGCCGTGAAGTTGCCCCCGTACAGGCGTAGTTCCTCCGGTCCGAGTTCGGCGATGCGGTCCATGCGGTCCAGGAGCGCGCGGTCGTGACTGACCAGGAGCAGCGTGCCGCTCCACGCCTCCAGCGTCTCGTAGAGGCGGTGGCGGGCGTCGAGGTCGAGGTTGTTGGTCGGCTCGTCCAGCAGCAGGACGTCCGGCCGCTTCAGGAGCTGGGCGGCCAGACCCAGCGAGACGACCTGGCCGCCGCTGAGCGTGCCGATGCTCCGGTCCAGGGCAATGCCGTCCAGCCCGAGCCGGTCGAGCTGGGCACGGGTGCGCTCCTCGATGTCCCAGTCGTCGCCGATGACGGCGAAGTGCTCCTCGCCCACGTCACCGGACTCCACGGCGTCCAGTGCGCGGATCACCGCGTCGACGCCGAGCACCTCGGCCACCGACAGGCCGCCGGTCAGGGGCAGGCTCTGCGGGAGGTAGCCGAGCGTGCCGTCGACGGTGACGGAACCGGCGGTGGGCCGCAGCTCACCGGCGATCAGCTTCAGCAGCGTGCTCTTCCCTGAGCCGTTGGGGGCGACGAGCCCGGTGCGGCCGTTGCCCACCGTGAAGGACAGGCCCGCGAAGACCGGCGTGTCGTCGGGCCAGGAGAAGGAAAGGTTCGAGCAGATGACGGGTGCGTCGGACATGCGTGAGACCTCGCGTGTGAACCCGGGGTCGGCACGGACCGCGGCCCCGGAGGAATGGCCAAAGGGAACAACGACATGGCCACCGCGGCGGCGCCCTCGGCGCCCGCTGTGGCTATCGGCCCCGGGTATCACCCGGAGATGTCGTCGTCGCCTGCCATGTCTGGTCTCCTCGGTACACGCTGAACAGCGTGACAATCCTAGCAGGAGGTCCGGTCCCGCCTCCGGCCCAGGGCCGCGGGACGGAGGCGGGACCGGACCGCGTCAGGGGCGCGGGCGATGGCCGAAACGGGCCCCCTCCCACGGTGTGCCGTCCGGGAACGACTCCGCGCGGCGCTGCCCGGCCGGGCGCGCCGGAGCCCGTTCCACGGTGGGCTTCGCGCCCTCGATCCGCTCCAGCCAGCCGAGCAGCTCCCGGCGCAGCTCGTCGGCGACCGCGCGGTGCGATTCCAGGCCGGCGAGATTGTCCAGCTCGTACGGGTCGGCCGCCAGGTCGTACAGCTCCGTCTCCGTGTAATGGTCCGCGTCCGGGTCGTTCCAGGCGTCCGCGCCGGGTGCCTGGACGGCGTACTTCCAGCGGGAGGTGCGCACCGCGCGCCCCACCCGGTCCTCGCTGATCTGGACGAACGCGGAATCCGGCCGGCCGGGATCGCGGCCCCCACCGGTCAGCGGCAGCAGGGAGCGCCCCTGCACCCCCGGCGGAACGGTGAGCCCCGCGGCCGCCAGCAGCGTCGGCATCAGGTCCAGCGTGCCGACGGGCCGGCGGACGAGCCCGCCGCCCGTGAAGCCGGGGCCGGTGACGGCGAGCGGGACCCGGACCGACGCCTCGTGGGCGGAGCGCTTGTACTCGCTGTTGCGGGTACGGAAGTGGGAGCCGTGGTCCGCCGTCCACGCCAGGACCGTGTTCTCCTCGGTGCCCAGGCTCCGCAGGGCGTCGCGGAGCCGGCCCACCCCCTCGTCGACCCGCTTGATCTGCCCGAGGTACCCGCCCAGGTGACGGTGGGCTCCGCCCTGCGCGGCACCCGGCGAGAGCGCGGCCAGGTCCGGCGGCAGCCAGGCACCCTCGTACCGCTCGCGGTAGCCGTCCGGGGCCGGGTAGTCGTCCGTGGGGTTCTGGTGGTGCGGCTCCAGGAGGGAGAGGAAGAGGAGGTAGGGCCGGTCGTGGTGGTCGGCCACGAAGCGGATCGCCGCGTCGATCAGCGCGTCGGAACGGTAGCCGGGCAGCCGGACCGGTTCCCCGTCCTCGTCGTACACCACCGTGCGGTACGTGTCCGAGGTGAATTCGAGCCTGTCCGAGGCGAGCCAGCTGTCGTAGCCGCCCCGCCGTCCGGGCGGTACGGGGCCGTCGGGATTGTCGTCACCCGCCAGGTGCCACTTGCCGATGTAGCCGGTGGCGTATCCGGCCGCCGCGAACTCGCCGGCCAGCGTGGGGATGCCCTGGGGGAGCGGCAGCCCATTGCGGAAGACGCCGGCCGACGTCGGGTAGCGGCCGGTCTGGAGCGCCGAACGGGCCGGAGCACAGACCGGGTTGGGCGTGATGGCCTGCTCGAACAGGGTGCCCTCGCGGGCGATCCGGTCGAACTCGGGTGTCACGCCCGCCCGGTTGCCGTGCACACCGGCCGTGTCCCAGCGCTGCTGGTCGGTGAGGACCACGATCACCTGAGGGGGCGCCCCGGCGGGCGGCGCCGGAGCGCCGCCCGCCGGGAGTGCGGAGTACGCGCTCACGCAGCCGGCGCCTCGGCGTTGGAGGCGCCCGACGCGATACCGAAGGACGGGTCCGGGACCGCCTCCGGGCTGATCAGGGTGGAGGAGCGGCCGTCGACACCGACCGGGACGTCCCCGTCGATGGTGACGCGGCGCAGCTTGCGCTCGTGGGTGTCGGAGTCGTCCACGCCGTAGTGCTGGGTGGCGCGGTTGTCCCAGATGGCGACGTCGCCCACCTGCCAGTCCCAGCGCACGGTGTTCTCCGGGCGCTCGATGTGGGACTGGAACAGGTCGACCAGGGCCCGCGAGTCGCGGCCGGTCAGACCGCTGACGCGCTGTACGAAGTTGCCCAGCAGCAGGACGCGCTCACCGGTCTCGGGGTGGACGCGGACCACCGGGTGCTCGGTGAGGAACTTCGTGGAGGTGAACACCTCCCGGTACTGCTCCAGCGCCTCCGGCAGGGCGTTGGGCCGCACCGACACATAGTCGTAGTCGTTGGAGTGGACGGCCCGCAGACCGTCCGCCAGGGTGCGCAGCTGCTCGGGCAGCTCCGCGTAGGCGGCGGCCGTGTTGGACCACAGGGTGTTGCCGCCGTACGGGGGGATCACGACGGCCCGCAGGATGGAGAAGGCCGGGTAGGCGGGGACGAAGGTGACGTCGGTGTGCCACTGGTTGGCCCGGCCGCCGTGGTCGGAGTCGATGCCGAGCGAGTAACGGCCGTCCGCCGAGGGGACGGTCGGGTGGGCGACGGGCGTGCCGAGCAGCCGGCCGAAGGCCTCGTGGCTCTCCTCGTCCAGGTGATCCTGGCCGCGGAAGAAGATCACCTTGTTGGCGAGCAGGGCGTCCCGGACGGCGGTGACCGTCTCCGGGGCGAGGTCGCCGCCGAGGCGGACACCGGAGACGACGGCGCCGATGCGGCCGCCGAGCTTCTGGACGGTGACGGCGGGTGCGGCGGTGGTGGTGGAGGACATGACGGATTCCCTTCGGGAGGACGTGCTCGTCCCCGGCCGGAGATACGGCGCGGCCGACGGCGAGCTGATTAATCTTGGAGAGGAAGTAATTCGGGCGGAACGCGGCCCACGGGTGGAGACGGGGCGATGCCCGGCGCGACGGTGCGCGGGATCGGGGCGTTGACGCGGGAGCGCGGTGAGGTGTCCGCCGGTCAGGCGGCGGTACAGGGGCCCGGACACACGGGCTGCGGTGCGGGGCGGCCGGCGCGGGCGGGCCGCGCATCGGGAAGTGCCGTCGCGAACATGTCCCGGAGACTTCCAGCGCCCCGCCGCGTACGTCAAGCGCCCTCCGGCACCCCGCAGGGCGTGCGGCAGTGGTTCAATCGGCGCCTGCACGCGGCCCCCATCCCTCCGGAAGCACGCCCAAAAACCCAGCCCGACCTGGGATTTCATCCATGGTGTCGGGTAGCGGGCGAAGGCCGGTACCGGGTCGGGTGACAGGCCCCGCGCGATTTCACGCCGCCGTAACGTTGCGAGCGCCCGCCGGCGCAGGACCGAAGGAAGGCCCTCATGACTGCCGCTCCCCGCCTCTTCCGCGCCACCGGTGACGGACGGCGCGAGACCAACGCCGCCACCGTGCTGCGGACCGTCCTGGACCACGGACCCGTCGCCCGCCGGGCGATCGCCGAGCGCTCCGGCCTGAGTCAGGCCGCCGTCTCGCGGCAGTGCACCGACCTCGTGAACCTGGGCCTGGTGCGGGAGCTGCCGGAGCTGGTCGCCAGCAACGGGGTGGGCCGCCCGCAGATCCCGGTCGACCTGCACACGGGGGAGGGCGACGGGCCCCTGGCCGCCGGCGTCCACATAGGGGTGCCCTACTCGACGTTCGGGCTGCTGGACCTGCGTGGCCGCCTGCTCGACCGGCGCGCCTTCCCGCACGACGGCATCGCCCCCGGCGACCTGCCGGCGAAGATCGTCCGGGGGCTGCGCGCCTTCCTCCGGGTCGCCGGGCGCGGCAGGCGGCTGCTGGGGGTGGGCGCGGCCCTGGGCGGCTGGGTCGACCCCGGCACGGGCACGGCCGTGCGGCACGCCATGCTCGGCTGGGCCGGCCGTCCGCTGGCCGCCGAACTCGCCCGTGGCCTGGACGGCTTCGAGGTGCGCGTCGACAACCACGCCCGCGCGGTCGCCCAGTCGGAGATCCTCTTCGGCCGGCCCGAGGCACGGCGGAGCCTGGTCCACCTGTTCATCGGCAACGTGGTCGACGCGGCGCTCG comes from Streptomyces sp. Mut1 and encodes:
- a CDS encoding ROK family transcriptional regulator, encoding MTAAPRLFRATGDGRRETNAATVLRTVLDHGPVARRAIAERSGLSQAAVSRQCTDLVNLGLVRELPELVASNGVGRPQIPVDLHTGEGDGPLAAGVHIGVPYSTFGLLDLRGRLLDRRAFPHDGIAPGDLPAKIVRGLRAFLRVAGRGRRLLGVGAALGGWVDPGTGTAVRHAMLGWAGRPLAAELARGLDGFEVRVDNHARAVAQSEILFGRPEARRSLVHLFIGNVVDAALGITGVVHQGPGSGAGDVAHLPVPDSTVVCPCGRSGCLEATVSNVAMARTAVRRGIVPWPDALLVVDAAAAGDRRADRLLRERARAVGRATALLLDVLNPDLVVVTEHASLINPEYLEEIRGAAVDHSHVCQDPERIVSPHAGTAVLPVAAGAVVLNSLFRSPLTASLR
- a CDS encoding TauD/TfdA dioxygenase family protein, with translation MSSTTTAAPAVTVQKLGGRIGAVVSGVRLGGDLAPETVTAVRDALLANKVIFFRGQDHLDEESHEAFGRLLGTPVAHPTVPSADGRYSLGIDSDHGGRANQWHTDVTFVPAYPAFSILRAVVIPPYGGNTLWSNTAAAYAELPEQLRTLADGLRAVHSNDYDYVSVRPNALPEALEQYREVFTSTKFLTEHPVVRVHPETGERVLLLGNFVQRVSGLTGRDSRALVDLFQSHIERPENTVRWDWQVGDVAIWDNRATQHYGVDDSDTHERKLRRVTIDGDVPVGVDGRSSTLISPEAVPDPSFGIASGASNAEAPAA
- a CDS encoding ABC-F family ATP-binding cassette domain-containing protein codes for the protein MPATTPPPALLAHDLVRTLGTQRVIDGLSLTASPGHRIGLIGENGVGKSTLLRLLAGADEPDAGQVTRPADVGFLHQEMPFDAHSTVAGVLDDALREARADLAELDRLSGLLARTPESAPDHAELLETYGRRLEQAEERETWDADRRAAVLLGGLGLAALPHGRTLGSLSGGQRGRLALAALLVRRPSALLLDEPTNHLDDEAAAFVEEQLRTMPGPVVIASHDRAFLDAVCTDLIDLDPAVDGPVRYGGGYSDYLAGKRAERARWERRYAEEQEEIGALRRSAAVTARRVAPDRGPRDSEKMGYGLRAGRVQSQIARRVRNASRRLDELERRQVAEPPAPLRFRYTARAEPSVPGTLVSLRGVRVPGRLAVNRLDIAASERLLVTGGNGAGKSTLLAVLAGRLGARGEMDRRPGLSVGVLTQDTVFARPDRTVGDTYEGVLGVERAERVPLASLGLLHEADADKPVGQLSAGQRRRLALALLMARPPELLLLDEPTNHLSPRLCDELEEALGPGPGAVVVAGHDRWLRRRWRGRELRLDSP
- a CDS encoding sulfatase-like hydrolase/transferase, which translates into the protein MSAYSALPAGGAPAPPAGAPPQVIVVLTDQQRWDTAGVHGNRAGVTPEFDRIAREGTLFEQAITPNPVCAPARSALQTGRYPTSAGVFRNGLPLPQGIPTLAGEFAAAGYATGYIGKWHLAGDDNPDGPVPPGRRGGYDSWLASDRLEFTSDTYRTVVYDEDGEPVRLPGYRSDALIDAAIRFVADHHDRPYLLFLSLLEPHHQNPTDDYPAPDGYRERYEGAWLPPDLAALSPGAAQGGAHRHLGGYLGQIKRVDEGVGRLRDALRSLGTEENTVLAWTADHGSHFRTRNSEYKRSAHEASVRVPLAVTGPGFTGGGLVRRPVGTLDLMPTLLAAAGLTVPPGVQGRSLLPLTGGGRDPGRPDSAFVQISEDRVGRAVRTSRWKYAVQAPGADAWNDPDADHYTETELYDLAADPYELDNLAGLESHRAVADELRRELLGWLERIEGAKPTVERAPARPAGQRRAESFPDGTPWEGARFGHRPRP
- the abc-f gene encoding ribosomal protection-like ABC-F family protein; this translates as MSDAPVICSNLSFSWPDDTPVFAGLSFTVGNGRTGLVAPNGSGKSTLLKLIAGELRPTAGSVTVDGTLGYLPQSLPLTGGLSVAEVLGVDAVIRALDAVESGDVGEEHFAVIGDDWDIEERTRAQLDRLGLDGIALDRSIGTLSGGQVVSLGLAAQLLKRPDVLLLDEPTNNLDLDARHRLYETLEAWSGTLLLVSHDRALLDRMDRIAELGPEELRLYGGNFTAYEEAVRAEREVAEKNVRNAEQELKREKREMQQARERAERRASNAARNLKNAGLPRIFAGNMKRGAQESAGRAGQTHASRVGEAQARLDEAGRAVRDEQHLTLDLPDTDVPAGRTVLLGERMRIRLGGRELFTGEGAGLTVRGPERIALTGPNGAGKSTLLRLVNGDLELDGGLIKRADGRIAYLSQRLDLLDLDRTVAENFAAFAPHRTEAERMNLLARFLFRGDRAHLPAGVLSGGERLRATLACVLCAEPAPQLLLLDEPTNNLDLVSAGQLESALASYRGAFVVVSHDERFLERIGVERWLRLAGGELRETGAPQT